A single region of the Phycisphaerae bacterium RAS1 genome encodes:
- the dnaK_2 gene encoding Chaperone protein DnaK, giving the protein MNEDFILGIDLGTTFSLVAYVDAAGPHVIRDGHGDGRVPSVVAVTPDRAVGTPDRAAGTHDGAAAGGGLKITVGWEARNHAIENAETTVYSVKRLIGKGPADLEREAPYLAYAIGAGPRESVRVSINGRLYSPEEISSVILRELKARAEAHLGRPCRKAVITVPAYFDDAQRQATRDAGQAAGLEVVRIVNEPTAAALAYGIGAGDREQGTGNGEEGAGRGAQGAGIGPQAEPSPVSAGMKTNVSLPMRKCSDVPADAGGSKSAAGGTQTVAVYDLGGGTFDISILRIEDGVFQVLATAGDTHLGGDDFDRTIVLLVQREVQEQFGLSIDSPATRQALRTLAENVKIRLGESQRAEIELDLGPGRAYRRTITRDEFEQRTAELMDRTLLLLDAALRDAGVSVEQLDQLILVGGSTRMPVVRRRVQERLGRPPYTALNPDEVVAIGAAIQASILGGRRADLLLLDVIPLSLGIETMGGAMGKLILRNTTIPCRATEMFTTFVDGQTAIKLNVLQGERELAGDCRSLGSFELRDVPPMPAGIPKVEVEFLVDANGILNVSAREQRSGKQAGIQVIPSHGLTREEVQRMTEESIAHGKSDIDAHRRIDLVNQIEFDVHKTRQMLERVGGLLDAEEREAIEAAMAELRRLAGTERDLDALHKALDAFGKRTLRLAELGIAQALKS; this is encoded by the coding sequence ATGAATGAGGACTTTATTCTCGGAATAGACCTCGGCACGACCTTCTCGCTGGTCGCGTACGTTGATGCTGCGGGGCCGCACGTCATTCGCGACGGGCACGGGGATGGGCGCGTGCCGAGCGTCGTCGCTGTGACGCCGGACCGCGCGGTAGGAACGCCCGATCGTGCGGCCGGAACGCACGACGGCGCAGCAGCGGGCGGCGGCCTCAAGATCACCGTCGGCTGGGAAGCCCGGAATCACGCCATTGAGAACGCCGAGACGACGGTCTATTCCGTGAAGCGCCTGATCGGCAAGGGGCCCGCCGATCTGGAGCGCGAGGCGCCCTACCTGGCGTATGCGATCGGCGCCGGGCCGCGCGAGAGCGTGCGCGTCTCGATCAACGGCCGGCTCTACAGCCCGGAGGAGATTTCGTCGGTCATCCTGCGCGAGCTGAAGGCCCGTGCGGAGGCGCACCTCGGGCGACCGTGCCGAAAAGCGGTCATCACGGTGCCGGCGTACTTTGACGACGCGCAGCGGCAGGCGACGCGCGACGCGGGGCAGGCGGCGGGGCTGGAGGTCGTGCGGATCGTAAACGAGCCGACGGCGGCGGCGCTGGCGTATGGGATCGGGGCAGGGGACAGGGAGCAGGGAACAGGGAACGGGGAAGAGGGCGCAGGGCGCGGGGCGCAGGGCGCGGGAATCGGTCCGCAAGCGGAGCCGTCGCCGGTTAGTGCCGGGATGAAAACGAACGTCTCGCTGCCGATGCGGAAATGCAGCGATGTTCCCGCCGACGCGGGTGGTTCGAAATCAGCGGCGGGCGGGACGCAGACGGTCGCCGTCTATGACCTCGGCGGCGGCACGTTCGATATTTCGATTCTGCGAATCGAAGACGGGGTGTTTCAGGTGCTCGCGACCGCAGGCGACACGCACCTGGGCGGCGATGATTTCGACCGCACGATCGTCCTGCTTGTTCAACGCGAGGTGCAGGAGCAGTTCGGCCTGTCAATCGACTCGCCCGCCACGCGCCAGGCGCTGCGCACACTGGCCGAAAATGTGAAGATTCGCCTAGGCGAGTCGCAGCGTGCCGAAATCGAACTGGACCTGGGCCCCGGCCGGGCCTATCGCCGAACAATTACGCGCGATGAATTCGAGCAGCGAACCGCCGAACTCATGGATCGCACGCTCTTGCTGCTCGACGCGGCCCTGCGCGACGCAGGCGTGAGCGTCGAACAGCTTGACCAACTGATTCTGGTGGGCGGCTCGACGCGCATGCCGGTGGTGCGGCGGCGGGTGCAGGAGCGGCTCGGCCGGCCGCCTTACACGGCGCTGAACCCGGACGAGGTCGTCGCCATCGGGGCGGCGATTCAGGCGTCGATCCTGGGCGGGCGGCGGGCGGATCTGCTGCTGCTCGACGTGATTCCGCTGTCGCTGGGGATCGAGACGATGGGCGGCGCGATGGGGAAGCTGATCCTGCGGAACACGACCATCCCTTGCCGTGCGACCGAGATGTTCACGACGTTCGTCGATGGCCAGACGGCGATAAAGCTCAACGTGCTGCAAGGCGAGCGCGAGCTGGCCGGAGACTGCCGCAGCCTGGGGAGCTTCGAGCTGCGCGACGTGCCGCCCATGCCGGCGGGGATTCCGAAGGTTGAAGTGGAGTTTCTGGTCGACGCCAACGGCATTCTGAACGTCTCGGCCCGTGAGCAGCGTAGCGGCAAGCAGGCCGGCATTCAGGTGATCCCCAGCCACGGCCTGACGCGCGAGGAAGTGCAGCGCATGACCGAAGAGAGCATCGCGCACGGCAAGTCGGACATCGACGCCCATCGACGGATCGACTTGGTGAACCAGATCGAGTTCGACGTTCACAAGACGCGGCAGATGCTGGAGCGCGTGGGCGGGCTGCTTGACGCGGAAGAACGGGAGGCGATCGAAGCGGCGATGGCCGAGCTGCGACGGTTGGCTGGCACGGAGCGGGACCTGGACGCGCTGCACAAAGCGCTGGATGCGTTCGGGAAAAGGACGCTGCGGCTGGCGGAGCTTGGCATCGCCCAGGCGTTGAAATCGTGA
- a CDS encoding HEPN domain protein, whose amino-acid sequence MRDAESLLRARCSAGAYYLAGYAVECALKACIAKRTRRFEFPDKKRAGDAWVHDLTKLVGVAGLMNELTATARQSRAFGANWEVVKKWDEESRYRQPTRQDARELLRAISDADEGVLSWLRKHW is encoded by the coding sequence GTGCGCGACGCGGAGTCGCTCCTTCGTGCTCGCTGTTCGGCGGGCGCCTATTATCTCGCAGGATACGCTGTGGAATGTGCGCTGAAGGCCTGTATCGCGAAACGTACGCGGCGGTTTGAGTTCCCGGACAAGAAGCGCGCGGGCGATGCATGGGTGCACGACCTTACGAAGCTTGTGGGAGTTGCCGGACTAATGAACGAACTCACGGCTACGGCCCGGCAGTCGCGCGCCTTCGGAGCGAACTGGGAAGTGGTGAAGAAGTGGGACGAGGAGTCGCGTTATAGGCAGCCCACGCGCCAGGATGCGCGCGAACTGCTGCGTGCGATTTCCGACGCCGACGAGGGAGTGTTGTCATGGCTCAGGAAGCACTGGTAG
- the fdx_1 gene encoding 2Fe-2S ferredoxin gives MPGQNPYIAGEVKPPVKKYKLTIIDEQKKEHTLEIDPAKVPYEDHGLPGSILDVCMAHGIELDHACGGVCACSTCHVIVRKGGQTCNAASEEEEDQLDEAYGLTAQSRLGCQCVPSGEADVVVEIPSWNRNLAREPHGPQE, from the coding sequence ATGCCTGGTCAGAACCCCTACATCGCCGGCGAGGTCAAGCCGCCGGTCAAGAAATACAAGCTCACCATCATCGATGAGCAGAAAAAAGAGCACACGCTCGAAATCGACCCCGCCAAGGTGCCCTACGAGGACCACGGCCTGCCCGGCAGCATCCTCGACGTCTGCATGGCCCACGGCATCGAGCTCGACCATGCCTGCGGCGGCGTGTGCGCGTGCAGCACCTGCCACGTCATCGTCCGCAAGGGCGGCCAGACCTGCAATGCTGCCAGCGAGGAAGAGGAAGACCAACTCGACGAGGCGTATGGCCTCACGGCCCAGTCGCGGCTCGGGTGCCAGTGCGTGCCCAGCGGCGAAGCGGATGTCGTCGTCGAGATTCCCAGTTGGAACCGCAACCTGGCCCGCGAGCCGCACGGGCCGCAGGAGTAG
- a CDS encoding homoserine kinase, producing the protein MCAQEPANPGNDPRTANDRDHFDSAELSDVLHHYDLKAILSAREFRRGSRRSAKLLIRTAEGAYLLKRRAPGRDDPARVAFAHELLMHLRSKQFPAPAPIMTRDAGDTFVRRGDRIYELLEFVDGEHYDATLESTQSAGRFLAGFHHALADFSAVHEPRRRGLPLEQLVLRELNEIPTTISSHDSVVGKQAELLSCTQELYERYEEAAGVIRAAGGEGWPAEIVHGDWHPGNMLFKDHRVCAVLDFDSVGRLPRVLDVATGMLQFSILRAGDQPESWPDFFDSTRMRRFLMGYESAVALGAAPKGALVELMIESLIANSVHPVATTGSLGALPGFGVLQMVRRKVRWLVQNGEMLRRWISGSA; encoded by the coding sequence ATGTGCGCCCAGGAACCCGCCAACCCGGGGAACGACCCGCGAACGGCCAATGACCGCGACCATTTCGATTCCGCCGAACTGTCTGACGTCCTGCATCACTACGACTTGAAAGCCATCCTGAGCGCGCGAGAATTCCGCCGCGGTTCGCGCCGCTCGGCGAAGCTGCTGATTCGCACGGCCGAGGGCGCGTACCTGCTGAAGCGGCGAGCGCCCGGCCGCGACGACCCGGCGCGGGTCGCCTTCGCGCACGAGCTGCTGATGCACCTGCGCAGCAAGCAGTTTCCCGCGCCGGCCCCGATCATGACGCGCGACGCCGGCGACACGTTTGTGCGCCGCGGCGACCGCATCTATGAGCTGCTGGAGTTTGTGGACGGGGAGCACTATGACGCGACGCTCGAATCGACGCAGAGCGCGGGCCGCTTCCTGGCGGGCTTTCATCATGCGCTGGCCGATTTTTCCGCGGTGCATGAGCCGCGTCGCCGCGGGCTGCCGCTGGAGCAGCTTGTGCTGCGTGAGCTGAACGAGATTCCGACGACGATTTCCAGCCACGACTCGGTGGTCGGCAAACAGGCCGAGCTGCTCTCCTGCACGCAGGAGCTGTACGAGCGTTACGAAGAGGCGGCCGGCGTGATCCGCGCCGCGGGGGGCGAGGGCTGGCCGGCGGAGATCGTGCACGGCGACTGGCATCCGGGCAACATGCTCTTCAAGGATCACCGCGTGTGCGCCGTGCTGGATTTCGACTCGGTGGGACGGCTGCCGCGGGTGCTGGACGTGGCGACGGGCATGCTGCAATTCTCGATCTTGCGCGCCGGGGACCAGCCGGAATCGTGGCCGGATTTCTTTGATTCGACGCGGATGCGGCGGTTCCTGATGGGCTATGAGTCGGCGGTGGCGCTCGGGGCGGCGCCGAAGGGGGCGCTGGTGGAGCTGATGATCGAGTCGCTGATTGCGAACTCGGTGCATCCGGTCGCGACGACCGGGTCGCTGGGGGCGTTGCCGGGGTTCGGCGTGCTGCAGATGGTGCGGCGGAAGGTGCGCTGGCTGGTGCAGAACGGGGAGATGCTGAGGCGCTGGATTTCGGGGAGCGCGTAG
- the xcpT_2 gene encoding Type II secretion system protein G precursor, producing MRPARRCGFTLIELLIVVAILALLASLVLPSLRQARRTARATLCASNLHQTGVGLAGYYNENRDYVIPSYNMTGVMGDFPLDGWGPILDRDRLIVTPQRERRTVLYCPDTVDIAGVATGQTGADPENPKGWLDWPFLRTGTSNVAQTIPERNFLKILRVAYWINGDNPIGAAASVTPDLFYTGSVGYGPGTNGKTIGLTRVIAFKRPAELIALADGLYSGRQRDNQIGMVNSRIGYRHPGRDGGLAKIAFADGHVSGLAGKSFPRSLGGTNDPAQVRLENAQGHATVFANPERALGLE from the coding sequence ATGCGCCCTGCACGTCGCTGCGGATTCACGTTGATCGAACTGCTGATCGTGGTCGCGATTCTCGCGCTGCTGGCGAGCCTGGTGCTGCCGTCGCTGCGGCAGGCGCGACGGACGGCCCGGGCCACGCTGTGCGCCTCGAACCTGCACCAGACGGGCGTGGGGCTGGCCGGGTACTACAACGAGAACCGCGACTACGTCATTCCCTCCTACAACATGACCGGCGTGATGGGCGACTTCCCGCTCGACGGCTGGGGGCCGATCCTCGACCGCGACCGGCTCATCGTCACACCGCAACGCGAAAGGCGCACCGTGCTCTACTGTCCAGACACGGTTGATATTGCCGGCGTCGCGACCGGCCAGACCGGCGCCGACCCGGAAAACCCGAAGGGCTGGCTCGACTGGCCTTTCCTGCGAACCGGCACTTCGAATGTCGCGCAGACCATTCCTGAGCGGAACTTTCTCAAGATCCTGCGCGTCGCGTACTGGATCAACGGCGACAACCCGATTGGCGCCGCGGCAAGCGTCACGCCGGACCTCTTCTACACCGGCTCGGTCGGGTACGGGCCGGGGACGAACGGAAAGACCATCGGGCTGACGCGCGTCATCGCGTTCAAGCGGCCGGCCGAGTTGATCGCGCTGGCCGACGGTCTCTACTCCGGGCGACAGCGCGACAACCAGATCGGCATGGTGAACAGCCGCATCGGCTACCGCCACCCCGGCCGGGACGGGGGACTGGCGAAGATCGCGTTTGCCGATGGGCATGTGTCGGGGCTGGCCGGCAAGTCATTCCCGCGCTCCCTGGGCGGCACAAACGACCCGGCGCAGGTGCGGCTTGAGAATGCGCAGGGTCACGCCACGGTGTTCGCCAACCCGGAGAGGGCGCTGGGGCTGGAGTAG